From Fischerella sp. PCC 9605, the proteins below share one genomic window:
- a CDS encoding ATP-binding protein, which produces MSSITISTPSKIVSTIALLLAGVALFGFIKGSQSAKGMNLIIFLCSAGAAITNTISSSYYQTSINRQFENCITERDWKLKNYEKELTSAKIAAEQLIVQLKKVEENNQSLEKDLRKKDELVNLFRVRGEGIKKEYGDKINALNAKLAADDTRFLNWLKEFVAKAVTVLEEKVNRDFDRLADSIKRNLDDINYRNAHPQLKKHLTNYEEKLEEWTKQLSWLERSYDELMTEIDDFKDYDFENTKTLFDGLETVEDVITTAVSIYDQISAFKVRYRNALNIDERLEVYKLREQLNISVPQEKALSALQDFSATTDEDYQNLEQKRQYLEGLINSSDEYVQGLLKELDAKNERIAKLEQPIEWRSGILDAQDVGNLIIRFFWKRKIRLDRAFIQNDPYEPILYFAINRLEDLVNVEQLNKFSEALQQHVDLLLEPPHFKFNGEYGLLQTKIKLATKPKPNKEELVSKIPDCKSLVSKSTRGFLVTGDPGSGKTSAMKALAQWLGNESSMRLALNPHSDEKSDFTESGFVEVNELEEIYEAIRQLDVELKLRGKDKTRRQTLIVAVDELGRIIKDAPKDLDVMEILRQAAVEGRKFNVIVLIANHSQTTKAIEMDSQYRGAFYQLFLVGAATHKLNQPNSPALKQYEEEWIKSAPYPVLVSINGRYQACQHPTHYTYKEYRDSGNPPVGLVKISATTIKVGNRDYLLTNEKTTFTDSEKELISNNQGLVNLKTGAGLSLLIERVFEVKASKSEEYKALKDKVLEYLKTIS; this is translated from the coding sequence ATGAGTAGTATCACTATTTCCACACCATCTAAAATAGTCTCCACAATTGCACTCTTATTAGCTGGAGTTGCCTTATTTGGTTTTATAAAGGGCAGTCAATCAGCCAAAGGAATGAATCTAATAATTTTTCTTTGCAGCGCTGGAGCAGCTATTACCAATACTATTAGCAGTAGCTATTATCAGACAAGCATCAATCGCCAATTTGAGAACTGCATTACAGAAAGAGACTGGAAGCTTAAAAACTACGAAAAGGAATTAACGAGTGCAAAGATTGCAGCTGAACAACTAATCGTGCAATTGAAGAAAGTTGAAGAAAATAATCAATCGCTAGAAAAAGATTTAAGAAAGAAAGATGAATTAGTGAATCTTTTTCGAGTTAGAGGAGAAGGAATCAAGAAAGAATATGGAGATAAAATCAACGCACTAAACGCAAAATTAGCAGCCGATGATACTCGTTTTTTAAATTGGCTAAAAGAATTTGTAGCCAAAGCTGTGACAGTATTGGAGGAAAAGGTAAACCGAGATTTTGACAGACTGGCTGACAGTATTAAGCGGAATTTAGACGATATTAATTATCGCAATGCTCACCCACAACTTAAGAAACATCTTACTAACTACGAAGAAAAATTGGAAGAATGGACAAAACAATTGTCTTGGCTTGAGCGTAGTTACGATGAGTTGATGACAGAGATAGACGATTTCAAAGATTATGATTTCGAGAATACAAAGACATTGTTTGATGGACTGGAGACTGTTGAAGATGTGATTACCACAGCCGTAAGTATTTATGACCAAATTTCAGCCTTTAAAGTTAGATATCGCAATGCATTAAATATCGATGAAAGATTGGAAGTTTACAAACTGCGTGAGCAATTAAACATTTCAGTTCCACAAGAAAAAGCTTTGTCAGCATTGCAAGATTTTAGTGCTACGACTGATGAGGATTATCAGAATTTAGAGCAAAAAAGACAATATCTAGAAGGATTAATAAATTCCAGTGATGAGTATGTTCAAGGGTTGTTGAAAGAATTGGATGCCAAAAACGAACGCATCGCTAAACTTGAACAACCAATTGAGTGGAGGAGTGGGATACTTGATGCTCAGGATGTTGGAAATTTGATTATTAGATTTTTCTGGAAGCGAAAGATTAGATTGGACAGGGCATTTATTCAGAATGACCCCTACGAGCCAATTCTTTATTTTGCGATAAACCGTCTTGAGGATTTGGTAAATGTTGAGCAACTCAATAAATTTTCAGAAGCTTTGCAGCAACATGTGGACTTATTACTAGAACCACCTCACTTTAAATTCAATGGTGAGTATGGGTTGCTCCAAACAAAAATTAAATTGGCTACAAAACCCAAGCCAAATAAGGAAGAGTTGGTAAGCAAGATTCCCGATTGTAAATCATTGGTTTCTAAAAGTACTCGTGGTTTCCTTGTGACTGGCGATCCAGGAAGCGGGAAAACTTCAGCCATGAAAGCTCTAGCGCAATGGCTCGGCAACGAATCATCTATGCGATTGGCTCTCAATCCCCATAGTGATGAAAAATCTGATTTTACTGAATCTGGTTTTGTTGAAGTCAATGAGCTAGAAGAAATCTATGAAGCAATTAGGCAACTTGATGTTGAGTTGAAACTCAGGGGTAAAGATAAGACTAGACGCCAAACATTAATCGTTGCTGTGGACGAGCTGGGGCGAATCATCAAAGATGCTCCCAAAGATTTAGACGTAATGGAGATATTGCGGCAAGCAGCAGTAGAGGGGCGAAAATTTAATGTGATTGTCTTGATCGCGAATCACAGCCAGACAACCAAAGCAATTGAAATGGATTCGCAGTATAGAGGAGCATTCTACCAATTGTTCTTGGTGGGTGCAGCAACCCACAAGCTCAATCAACCCAACAGCCCCGCGCTTAAACAATACGAGGAAGAATGGATTAAGTCAGCACCTTACCCAGTTCTAGTAAGCATCAATGGACGTTATCAAGCTTGCCAGCATCCCACCCACTACACTTATAAGGAGTACAGAGACAGTGGCAATCCTCCAGTTGGGTTGGTAAAAATCTCGGCAACTACCATAAAAGTTGGTAATCGCGATTATTTATTAACAAATGAAAAAACCACTTTTACCGATTCTGAAAAAGAATTGATT
- a CDS encoding helix-turn-helix domain-containing protein, with protein sequence MRLRLKELRMQKDITQREMAALLETTETNYRRIEGQKINSISYETLDKLCKFFACTPNDLLEFIND encoded by the coding sequence GTGAGATTGCGGCTAAAAGAGTTACGAATGCAAAAAGATATTACTCAAAGAGAAATGGCGGCGTTATTAGAAACGACCGAAACTAATTACCGGCGTATCGAAGGACAAAAGATAAATTCAATATCTTATGAAACATTAGATAAACTCTGTAAGTTTTTTGCATGTACACCTAATGATTTGCTGGAGTTTATCAATGATTAA